The window GCGCACCATGGGCGCCGGTGTCGGGGAAGACATGGCAGCCGGTGACCAGCTCGACGACGCCCTGCTTGCCGCGGGCATAGCGCGGCAGGCGGGTATGGTGCTGCGGATGCATCACGATGGTGCGGACCTTGTCGCCGACCTTGAAACGGGCCGGGGCCGGCGCTTCGCGCTCATAGGGGAAGCCGCGGCGCAGGACGGTCGGAACCTCTTCGCCCTTCAGGACGCGCTTGGGCTCCCGGCGCGTGCTGCCGGCGACACCCGACGCCAGCTCCTCCTTGCTCAGGAAGCCCTGCTGGACCAGCACCTTGTCGAGCGCCGCCAGCCAGATCTGGTAGTAGCTCGACGACAAGTATTGCGCCGGCGGCAGGCTCTCGCGCGCATGGCGGATGCCGTCGATCGTCCAGGCGCCCATCGCGCCGGCGGCGACGTTGATCGCCAGGACCTTCTTCTCCCAGTCGGCGTGGAAGATCGGCTCGTCCTTCTCCGGCACGACCGGGCCGAAGCCCATCTGGCCGCCGAGATCGTGGGCGCTGTTCATGGCCTGTCCTCCGGGGAGGGTAGGCCGACGCCGATCATCGAGTCCCGGTTGACGATGGATGCGAGCTCGTCCTCGCTCCAGCCTTCGGTGCCTTCAGGCCGCATGGGAATGACGATGAAACGTGTCTCGGCGGTCGAGTCCCAGACGCGGATGCGCTGGCCTGCCGGCAGGCTCACGCCGAAATCGGCGAGGGTGCCGCGCGGGTCGATCACTGCCTTGGCGCGATAGGGCGGCGATTTGTACCAGACCGGCGGCAGTCCCAGCACCGGCCACGGATAGCAGGAGCACAGGGTGCAGACGATGAGGTTGTGCTCCTCCGGTGTGTTGAAGCAGGCGACGATGTGCTCGCCGCCGCGCCCGCCATAGCCGAGCTCGGCGACGGCGGCGGTGCCGTCCGCCTTCAGGCGCGCGGCATAGGCCGGATCGCTCCAGGCCTTGGCGACGACACGGGCGCCGTTGCGCGGGCCGATCTTGGTCTCATAGGTGTCGATGATCGCGTCGAGCGCGCTGGGATCGACATAGCCCTTCTCGACCATCAGCGATTCCAGCGCCTTCACCCGCGCTTCGATCGGGGTGAAGTGGTTGTCGTGCTCGTGGTCATGATGGTGGTGATGGTCGTGGCCGCTCATCGCGCCCTCCTCGTCATGCCAGCCTGATCCGCGCCGCCCGCTCGAACTTCACCGCGAAGGCAGCGAGCGACTTGTCGGAGCCCTTCGGCCCGATCAGCGACAAGCCCAGCGGGGCGTCGTCGCGATGGGCGACAGGGATCGAAATCTGCGGGAAGCCGGAGAGCCCCGCAAGACAGAGCAGGCGCAAGGCACGGTTGCGGAAATCCTCGAGCTCCGGCTCGCCGGCGCTGACCAGCGGCGCGACATCGGGCACGGTCGGCAGCATCAGCACACCGTCCTTGCCGAGCAACTTGGCGAGCTTCGCCCGGAAAGCCTTGCGCACGCTGTCGCCGCGGGCGACCTCCGCATCGCTGACCGCCTTGCCGAAGGCGAAGCGCTCAGCGACGCCGGGGCCGAGCGGCATGGCATGACGCTCGATCATTGCGCCGTCCGCCTCCCAGCCCTCGCGCCCCTGGATCCAGCGGAAGGCCCAATAGAGCGCGTCCATGTCGCTGACGGCGCGCACCACCTCGGGCTGGCCGAGGATCGGCACGATGCGCTGCACGACATTGCGCAGGATGCGCTCGGCCTCGGGCACGGCCTGGGCGAAGAGGTCGTCGGCGAGCAGGAGGCGCGGCGTCTCCGGCAGCGTCACCCGGTCCTTGCCGAGAACGGCATTTGCTGCACGCGCAAAGACCTCGCCGTCCCGGGCGAAGAAGCCGGCGGTGTCGAGGCTCTCCGCCAGCGGCCAGGCGCGCTTCAGCGAGAGCCGGCCATGCGTCGGGCGGATGCCGAACAGCCCGCCATAGCTTGCCGGCGCGCGGACCGAGCCGCCGGTGTCGGAGCCGAGGCCGATATCGGCGAGCCGGCCGGCGACCGCCGCCATCGAGCCGGACGACGAGCCGCCGGTGATACGGTCAGGCGCCGCCGGATTCACGGGTGAGCCGAAATGGGCGTTCTTGCCGTTGAGCGAGAAGGCGAGCTCGTCGGTATGGGTCTTGCCGACGAAGCGGGCTCCGGCCTCCAGGAAGGCCTTCACGATCGGCGCGGTCTTCGTCTTGATCCCCGACAGCGCCAGCACGGTCGGCGAGCCCGCGCCGGTCGGATAGCCCTTGACGTCGAACAGGTCCTTGACCGCGAGCGTCAGCCCGGAGAGCGGGCCGGAGGAGGCATGCTTCACCGGCGCGTCCGGATAAGGCACGAAGCAGCGGAACGGGTCGTTCTCGATCATGTGTTCTCAGATCCCCCCAGATCCCAATCAGATGCCGCGGGCGTCGCCGTCCGAGCGCGGATCATGCGTCGCCTCGACATGTCCCTTCTGGTGCTTCACCAGCATGCCGGCATGGCCGAACTGGTCGGAATAGGCCTCGCTGTATTCTTCGACCGGGTGTCCGGCGGCGGTGAGCCGTGCCAGCAGCATCGGGTCGAAGCGGTTCTCCAGCTTGAGCGAGATCGAGCCCGCGCCCCAGGTGCGGCCGAAGAGCCAGCGCGGCGCGTCGACCGCATCGGCCACACCTTGGCCAAAACGATAGCGCGACAGGATCTGCGCCTGGAACTGCGGCTGGCCGTCGCCGCCCATCGCGCCATAGCTCACGATCCGGCCGTCGTCGAAGCGGGCGAGCGGCGGGTTGAGCGTGTGGAATGGCTTGCGGCCGGGCGTCAGCGGGTTCAGTGCCTTGGCATCGAGCGAGAAGGAGACGCCGCGATTCTGCCAGTTGACGCCGGTCTTCGGCAGGATGCAGCCGGAGCCGTATTCCCAGTAGAGCGACTGGATATAGGACACCGCGAGGCCGGAGCCGTCGATCGCGCCCATCCAGATCGTGTCGCCCTCGCCGGGTCGGAACGGCCAGCTCGCGGCACGTTTGCGGTCGATCTTCGCGGCTTCGCGTTCCAGGGCGGTGTCTGTGAGGAGGCTCGCCGCGTCGATCGTCATGAAGGCCGGGTCGGTGACGACCTTGTCGCGGATGGCGAGCGCCCGCTTCACAGCCTCGACCAGCCCGTGATGGTGGTCGAAGCTCTCCGGCCGGGTGACGCCGAGCTTCTCGAAAATGCCGAGGATCATCAGGGCGGTGAGCCCCTGCGTCGGCGGCGGGAAATTGTAGACGGTGAGCCCCGGCAGCTTCAGCGACAGCGCCTGGACGGGCCGGGCGCGGAAGGCTTCGAGATCGGCGCGGGTGATGGGTGCGCCGAGGCGGCCCAGATCCTCGGCGAGCTCGCGGCCAATGTCGCCGCGATAGAAATCGTCGAGCCCGGCATGGGAAAGCTGCTCCAGCGTCTCCCCGAGCGCTGTGGCTTTTCGTCTGTCGCCGGCCTTGGGCCGCTTGCCGCCGGGCCAGAAGAACTCGCTGAAGCCGGGCGCAGCCTTCACCGCATCGACTTCCTGCGGCCAGGTGCGCAGCTCGGACTCCGAGATGTCGTAGCCCTCGGCGCAATGGCGGATGGCATCGGCGAGCAGGTCCTTCAGCGGCAGCCTGCCGCCGAGGCTGTTCGACAGTGCTAGCGCTGCCTGCCAGCCGCCGATCGCGCCGGCGACGGTGATCGCCGCGTCCGGGCCACGCGCCGGCAGCGTGTCGTGGCCCTTCTCGCGATAGCGCTCGATCGTCGCGAGGCTGCCCGCCGGGCCGCAGGCCTCGATGGCGTGGACCTTGCCGCCGGGCTCGTGCACCAGCCAGAAGCCGTCGCCGCCGATCGCGTTCATGTGCGGGTAGACGACGGCGATCGTCGCGGCCATGGCGACCATCGCCTCGATCGCGTTGCCGCCCTCGGTCAGGATGGCGCGGCCGGCTTCCGAGGCGAGGCGATGGGGCGCCGCAACGGCGGCCGAGTTGAAAACCGGAGAATCGGGCATCAGGTTCTTTTCGTTTGGGGCAGGCGTGACCATTTTGCCGGAAGGCGCGATTTTGTTGCATGCCGCCGCCGCCTAGGCTAGGCGGTCCGTGCATGGGTTCCGAGGGTAAAAGCATGGCGGCTGGCCGCACCAACTGGCGCAATGTGATCATGGTGATCTCGCTCGCCATCCTGATCGCGGTCGAGATCTTCGGCGTCGCGCTGGCGTCCGGCTGGGCACTCGCCGGCCTGTTCGAGCTCGGGCCGATCGTCGCCTATGTGCTGATGGGGCTGTTCTCGGTGCTCGCCGCCTATGGGCTGGTGAATTTCATGCGCCGCGTTGTGAAGATCGAGCGCCTGACCCATCGCGGCTGAGGCTCAGCCGCACGGCTTCATCACGACAGGATCGGCTTCGGCCGGCAGCAATTCGTCGAGCGATCGGCAGCGGCCCTCCACGCAGACCCGCCAGTCGGCGGTCGCGCCGGAGCGGCGCATCACGACCTCGCGCAAGGGCGCCAGATCCGGTTTCCAGCGCCAGAAGCCATCGACGAGCTTGGCGCCATCAGGCGGGTCCATGCCGGCGCCGGAGCCTTGGATACGCGCCTCGGTGATGACGAGGCCCTCAGGCGCTTCTCGCCAGACTTCTTCCCACAGCGATTTCTGCACCGAATGACGCCAAGAGAGCGTGATCTCGCTCGCACCAAGCGAGATCACGAGAGTTCCGGCGGCAAGGCAGATCACGCCGGCCTGGTCGCTGCCGTTTCGCGATTGACCCACCAATGGCGGGCGACGATCGCGGCGGCGAGCGCATAGCCGAGCGGATCGCTATAGGGGAACTCGCCGAACAGGAAGACCGCGGCGGCGAAGCAGAGGACGCGCTCGAGCACGCTGAGCCTGCCGAACAGGAAGCCGATCGCGACCATGCCGAACAGGCCGATGGCGATGCTCGCCTTGATCACCGCGTAGACCACGGATGGCCAGAAGCCGATCAGGTTCGACATCGGGTCGCCCGGCTGTAGCATCAGCGCCGGCGAATAGATGGCGATGAAGGGGATGACGTAGCCGGCGAGCGCGACGCGCATCGCCTCCCAGCCGATCTTGTCGGGGTTCTCCTTGGCGATCGGCGCGGCCGCCAGCGCGGCCAGCGCCACCGGCGGCGAGAGGTCGGCCATGATGCCGTAGTAGAAGGCGAACATGTGGCTGACGATCAGCGGCACGCCAAGCTTCTCCAGCGCCGGGGCGGCGAGCGCCGCGACGATGATGTAGGTCGGGATCGTCGGGATGCCGGTGCCGAGCAGGATCGAGAGGATCATCGTCAGGACCAGCGCCAGGAACAGGCTGGTCTTGCCGAGGCCGATGATCCAGGCGCCGAAGGTGGTGCCGATGCCGGTTTGGGTCATGAGGCCGATGATGGTACCGACGATGGCGCAGGCGATGCCGACCGGCAGCGCCGTCTTGGCGGCGTCGGCGAGCGCGTCGCGACAGATGGCGAGTGTCGCCCGGCCGCCGATGGTCAGGGCGTTGAGCAGGATCAGCGCCAGGATCAGGCCGCCGACGACGCGGACATCCATGCCCTCGCGCAGCAGTGCGCCGGCGATCAGCCCGAGCCCGACCCAGAAGATCACGCGCAGCGTCGTTGTCTTCAAGCCGAGCGCGACACCGGTGCCGAGCAGCAGGCCGACGGTGAGCGCGAGCCCGATCGTGCCGGCGAAGAGCGGCGTGAAGCCGTGGAACAGCATGAAGACGAGCACGGCGAGCGGCAGTGCCAGATACCAGCGCTCGCGCAGCGCCCGGAGCGGGCTCGGCAGCAGATGGCGCTCGATGCCCTTGAGGCCGTGCTTGCCGGCTTCCAGATGCACCATCCAGAAGGCCGAGGCGAAGTAGAGCACGGCGGGGATCGCGGCCGCCTTGACGATCTCGGAATAGTCGACGCCCAGCGTCTCGGCCATGATGAAGGCAGCGGCGCCCATCACCGGCGGCATGATCTGGCCGCCCATCGAGGCGGTGGCCTCGACGCCGGCGGCGAAGGCGCGCCGGTAGCCGAACTTGATCATCAGCGGAATGGTGAACTGGCCGACGGTGACGACATTGGCGACGCCGGAGCCCGAGATCATCCCCATCAGACCGGAGGAGAACACCGCGACTTTGGCCGGGCCGCCGCGCGCGCCGCCGAACAGGCCGAGCGAGACGTCGTTGAAGAGGTGGATCATCCCGGCCTTCTCCAGGAAGGCGCCAAAGACGATGAAGAGGAAGATGTAGGTGGCCGAGACATAGGTCGGCACGCCATAGAGCCCTTCTGTGCCGAAGGAGAGATGGCCGATGATCTGGTCGAAGCCATAGCCGCGATGGTTGAACGGCGAGGGCAGATACTGGCCGAAGAACCAGTAGAGCAGGCAGACGCCGCACATGATCGGCAGGGCGTTGCCCATCAGGCGCCTGGCGGCCTCGAAGACGAGGATGGCGAGCAGACAGCCGACGACGAGGTCGAGCGTGGTCGGGTCGCCGTCGCGCAGGATCAGGTCGGCATAGAAGATCAGCTGGTAGAGGCCGATCAGGAAGCCGAGCAGGCCGATCGCCCAGCCGAGCCAGCGCCCAGCCTCGGTCTTCGCCTTGAAATTGGCGACGAGGCCGAAGGAGAGCAGCAGCAGGAAGCCGACATGGACGCCGCGCACCGCCTGACTCGGCAGGAAATGCCAGGCCGAGATCAGGATCTGGAACGAGGCGAAAGCGAGCGCGACGCCATAGGCGAGCAGACCCCATTTGCCGGGGCCGAAGCCGGGCGGGAAGCCGTGCTCGAAATTGTCGAGCGCCTCGTTCTCGATCGGCGCGCCGCTCGCGCCGGAGAGCTCGTGCAGCCGGTCGGTATCGGCTCCCGCGACTGTGGTCTGCTGCGTCATTGCCCCATTTCCCGTCATGCGACGACGCCGGCCCTCGTTGAGCCGGCGTCGCTTATCTCCTCGCTCATGCAGCGGGTCAGGAGCCGACTTTCAGGCCCTTTTCCTTGAGATAGCGCGCGGCACCCGGATGCAGCGGCACCGGCATGCCGTCGAGCGCATTCTCGAGCTTGATCGACTTGCCGGCCGAATGCGACGAGCCGAGTTCGCCGAGATTCTCGAAGATGTTTTTGGTCATCTGGTAGACCAGTTCCTCCTTCACGCCGTCATGCGTGACGAGGTAGTTCACGACGGCGGCCGTGTTCACGTCCGTTGTCTGGCCGCCATAGGTGTTGGCCGGGATCGGCGTGCTGATGAAGGGCGGGCCAGCCTTGTCGATCACCGCCTTCGGCACCTCGACGACGACGATCTCGACGGAGCTCGCGAGGTCGCGGATCGAGGCGACGCCGAGCCCGGCCGATTGCAGGGTGGCGTCGAGCTGGCGGTTCTTCATCAGCTCGACCGACTCGGCGAAGGGCAGGTACTCGATCTTGCCGAGGTCCTTGTAGGCGATGCCGGCGGCGCCGAGGATGGCGCGGGCGTTGAGCTCGGTGCCGGATTTCGGCGCGCCGACCGAGAGGCGCTTGCCCTTGAGATCGCCCAGCGTCTTGATGCCGCTCTCCTTCGAGGCGACGATCTGGACATAGTTCGGATAGATCGCGGTGATGCCGCGCAACTTCTTCAGCGGGGTCTTGAAGCCGGCCTCCTCGTCGCCTTTCCAGGCGGCGTCGAGGGAATCGCCGAGGGTGAAGGCGATCTCGCCGCGGCCCTGCTGGAGGAGTACGAGATTCTCGACCGAGGCCTTGGTCGCCTGCACCGAGGGGCGGGTATTCGCGATCTTGTCGCCGTAGATCTTCGAGAGCGCGACGCCCATCGGATAGTAGACGCCGGAGGTGCCGCCGGTCAGGACGTTGATGAAGTCTTGCGCCTTGGCAGCGACCGGGGTCACGGCGATGAGCACAGCAGTCATGAGCCCGGCAAAGCGGCGGCCGGCGAGCAGCGTTGTCATGGTTCCTCCCGATATATGGTCAGGCTCGGACGGCCGGACTTTCCTTAGTTGTAGGCCGTTCGCGGGGCGAAAGAAAAGTTGTTCCAAAGCTCTAGCCACTTGGATTGCCGCGATTGCGTGCGATTTCCGCCCTGCTGACGCCAGGAAGCTCGGGAGATTGCCCTCGCCGGCTGGACAGGCTAGCCGGAAACACCATCTTCCAGCTGACCCTTCCCGATGGAGCGCCCCGCCCGATGCAGCCGCGACAGCCGACCACGCCCCTGATCGACCGCCGTACGCTGCTTGCAGGCGCCGCCGGTACGGCCGCTCTCGCCGCAGCGGGTTTCTCCGGATCGGCGCTGGCGCAGCAGGGGTTGAAGCTCGGCGTGGCCGAGGCCTTCTCCTTCGACGGGTTGAAGGCGCGCGCCCGTGATCTCGCTAGCAAGCCCTATGAGCTGCCGCCGAACCCGAAGCCGGACGTGCTCGAGAAGATCGACTACGACGCCCACGGCAAGATCAGGTTCAAGCCGGAGCTGGCGCTCTGGGCCAACGGGCCCTCGCCCTGGCCGGTGACCTTCTTCCACCTCGGCCGCTACTTCCAGAAGCCGGTGCGCATGCATGTCCTCGACGACGGCAAGGCGCGCGAGATCGTCTACGACGAGAGCTATTTCGAGATGCCGGCCGATTCCCCGGCCAAGCAGTTGCCGCCGGGCGCGGGCTTTGCTGGTTTCCGCTTTCAGGAGAGCCGTTCGGGCCATCCCGGCCGCAAGGGCGAGAAGCTCGATTGGCAGAAGAACGACTGGGTCGCCTTCCTCGGCGCCTCCTACTTCCGCGCCATCGGCGAGCTCTACCAGTACGGGCTCTCGGCCCGCGGCCTCGCGATCGACCCTGCGGTCGGCGATCGGCCGGAGGAGTTTCCCGACTTCACCCATGTCTGGCTGGAGACGCCGCCCGAGGCCGCCGAGTACGTGATCATCTACGCCCTGCTTTCGGGACCGAGTGTGGCCGGGGCCTTCCGCTTCCGCATGCATCGCGGCAAGGGCGTCGACATGGAGATCGAGCAGGAGCTGCACCTGCGCAAGGACGTGGCGCGGCTCGGCATCGCGCCGCTGACCTCGATGTACTGGTATTCCGAGACAGCGAAGGCGACCATGGTCGACTGGCGGCCGGAGGTGCACGATTCCGACGGGCTGGCGCTCTGGACGGGTCGCGGCGAGCGCGCCTGGCGCCCGCTCAACAATCCGCAGCGCACCGTCGCCTCGTCCTTCGTCGACGAGAACCCGCGCGGCTTCGGGTTGATGCAACGTGACCGCGAAATCGGCCACTATCTGGATGGCGTCTTCTATGAGCGCCGCCCGAGCCTGTGGATCGAGACGCTGGGTAATTGGGGCAAGGGTGCTGTCCAGCTGATCGAGATCCCGACGGACGATGAGATCCACGACAACATCGTCGCGATGTGGGTGCCGGAAGTGCCTGCGAAGGCCGGTAACGCCTATAATTTCCGCTACCGCCTGCACTGGCTCGCCGACGAGCCCTTCCCGCCGGCGCTCGGCCGCGTCGTCGCGACAAGGCTCGGCAATGGCGGCCAGCCCGGCACGGTGAGGCCCAAGGGCGTGCGCAAGTTCATGATTGAGTTCAAGGGGCCGGCGCTCGAGGACATCCCGTTCGGGGTCAAGCCCGAGGTCGTGCTCTCGGCCTCGCGCGGCAGCTTTTCCTATACCTTCGCCGAAGCGGTGCCGAACGACGTGCCCGGCCATTGGCGGGCGCAGTTCGATCTTACCGTCGAGGGCGCGGACCCGGTCGAGATGCGCTGCTTCCTGCGCGGCGGCGACAAGGTGCTGACCGAGACTTGGCTGTACCAGTACCTGCCGGGGTGAGAACCCGTCCGAAACTCTACTCCGGCGGCCATCTAGCGGCGTTTTCTGCGCTTCCGGTGCTCACGGACCAATGTCCGCTGCGCTCCGGTTCTCGAAAACACCGTCATCTGGCGCGCCGCAGCGAGTTTCGAACCGGCTTCTGAGCCGAGACGCCTACCCTTCGATCTGGCGCTTCTGGGCCCGGTCGACGGAGATGAACAGCGTGTTGGCTGCGCCGGGCTCGACGCAGAACACGTCGAAGCTCGGCGCCTGCGGATCGTCGGCCGGCATATGCAGGGTCGCCGAGCCCTTGCGGCCGGCAAAAGCCATGATCCGGAAGCTCAGCCCGTCGGGCAGGCCGATCTCGATCGCATCGGCCGCGATCTCGGTCGCGACGCCGTTGCGTATCGCTTTGAAGGTCACCCGCTCGGCGCTCACCTATCCGCTCCCGTTCGGCTGTCATCGGCGAGGTCGATAACGCCGCCGTCAGGCATTCCGCGCAAGCGCAATCGTGCTTGCCGGTAAAAGATGTCAGCCGAAATTCAGGTGCATCAATACCGCCGGGGACGCGCCTCGGCATTGCCCGGTCGAGTTCAGAGCCCGCGCCCGCAGGCTTGCGCCGCCGCAGCCAACCCCGCCGTCGAACCGTATCCGCGCTCCAGCGCCCAAGCCTCGACGCGTTGGGCGATGTTTTCCGCGGTGTAGGGGCGCGTACGCTGATAGGCCACCGTGGCGGGTAGCACAGCCACGACCATGTCGGACGAGCCGGTATCGAGCCTGATCGCGTCTTGATAGGTTCTCGGCTGTTCGCTCCTGCCGAGCAATGCCATATTGAGCGCGACCGAGCCCTCGCCGATGCGGTTGCCGTTCCCGGTATCGCCGATGACGGCGGCAACGCTTCGTCCGGTGGCAGGATTGAGCGCCAGCACCAGATCACCGGTCTTGGCCCCGAACTCCTTGAGGGGATTGGCGTTGCCCCGCAGCACGATGGCAGGGATGACACGTTGATCAAGCTGGTTGGCCACCTGGCATTCCCCGGCAGCGGCACCTGACAAGCCGTTCTTCAAGGCTGTGAGCGAACCGAAATACCCGGCATTGGGCCCGCTGGCGAACGTGCAAGGTTTGCCGTTGGTGTCCGGGGCGATCACATTGCGCCAGCTGATCGTATGGCCTGCCGGCACCGTCCAGCCGGAATCGCGCCAACGCTCGAAGGCCGCGATCTTCTCCGCCTGCGTCAGACCGCCGGCTTTCGATATCGCGATGCCGTTGTCGATCCGGTTGATGGCCAGCGAGGTCCCGAGAAAATCGCGAGGGTGATATGAGGTCGGCGCCCCGTCGGTATTGACTGCGAGCGGCGCGGCAAAAACCGCGAAATTGGCGGCCGGCGGCAGCCCCTGAGCACGGCCCAGCCGGACCGTCTCATTCCCCGCGACGAAGCGTTTTTCGCTCGCGATGCTGCATTGGCCCGGCGCGCCGGGTGTGACGAGTATGGCCGTGTCCGGAGCGGTCTGGCAGGAAATCAGCGCGAGCGCGACAAGCGGTAGGCTGAACCAGAATGCGGTACGCATGCGCACCTCCTCCCGACATCCGTGCTTCACTCCGAAAAGGTGCCGCCATGGTTACATCAAGGATGACCTTGCGTCATCCGAGATTGGCCCCTGCTTCGGTTCTACGCCAAACCGAGCTTGCTTGCCGCCGAGCGTAACATTATATCATTCCTTATGAGCCATGATCATGCCCATCACCGCGGCCCCGTGGCGGAAGCGCCCGGCTGGTCGCTGCTGCGGCTTTCGGCCGGGCAACGGCTCGGCCTGGCGCTCGGCGTGATCCTGGTGCTGTGGGCGGCGACCTTCGCCGTCATTGCGTGATGAAGAATCTGGCGTGAAAAAGAGTACAGAACCCGTGCCCGCAATCCGTTTCAGCGATCTGACGCTCGGCTACGACCGCCATCCGGCGGTGCATCATCTTTCGGGCGAGATCGCGCCGGGCAGCCTCACCGCGATCGTCGGACCGAACGGCGCCGGCAAGTCGACCCTGCTCAAGGCCATCGCCGGCGCGCTCGCGCCGCTCGACGGTACGGTCAGCCTTCAGAAGGGCAAGCGGCTCGCCTATCTTCCGCAGTCGGCCGAACTCGACCGCTCCTTCCCGATTCATGTCTACGATCTCGTTGCCATGGGTCTCTGGGGCACGGCCGGCATCTTCGGTCGGATCGGCTTTGGTCAGCGCGATAAGATCGAGGCGGCGATCGCCGCCGTCGGCCTCACCGGCTTCGAGGGCCGCAGCATCGGCACGCTCTCGGGCGGGCAGATGCAGCGGGCGCTGTTCGCGCGGCTCCTGCTGCAGGACGCCGACATCATCCTGCTCGACGAGCCCTTCACGGCGATCGATGCCCGCACCAGCGCTGATCTGCTGGCGCTGGTCCAGCGCTGGCACGGCGAGAACCGCACCGTCGTTGCGGTCCTGCATGATATCGAGACGGTGAAGCGCGCCTTCCCGCAGACGCTGCTACTGGCGCGCGAGGCGATCGCTTGGGGTGAGACCGGTGAGGTGCTGACGGCGAACAACCTGCTCAAGGCGCGCCGCATGGTCGAGGCCTTCGACAGCCACGCCGCGCCCTGCGCCGCCTGAGCGCAGCGACATAAGACAAGGCCGATGCTCTACGACCTCCTGATCGGCCCCTTCGCCGAATTCGACTTCATGCGCCGGGCGCTGGTCGGCGTGATGGCGCTGTCGGTTTCCGGTGCGCCGATCGGCGTCTTCCTGATGCTGCGGCGGATGAGCCTGACCGGCGACGCCATGGCGCATGCGATCCTGCCGGGCGCCGCGCTCGGCTATCTCGTCGCCGGCTTCTCGCTGCCGGCGATGACGCTGGGCGGGCTGGCC is drawn from Bosea sp. Tri-49 and contains these coding sequences:
- a CDS encoding amidase, giving the protein MIENDPFRCFVPYPDAPVKHASSGPLSGLTLAVKDLFDVKGYPTGAGSPTVLALSGIKTKTAPIVKAFLEAGARFVGKTHTDELAFSLNGKNAHFGSPVNPAAPDRITGGSSSGSMAAVAGRLADIGLGSDTGGSVRAPASYGGLFGIRPTHGRLSLKRAWPLAESLDTAGFFARDGEVFARAANAVLGKDRVTLPETPRLLLADDLFAQAVPEAERILRNVVQRIVPILGQPEVVRAVSDMDALYWAFRWIQGREGWEADGAMIERHAMPLGPGVAERFAFGKAVSDAEVARGDSVRKAFRAKLAKLLGKDGVLMLPTVPDVAPLVSAGEPELEDFRNRALRLLCLAGLSGFPQISIPVAHRDDAPLGLSLIGPKGSDKSLAAFAVKFERAARIRLA
- a CDS encoding DUF1850 domain-containing protein, with the protein product MISLGASEITLSWRHSVQKSLWEEVWREAPEGLVITEARIQGSGAGMDPPDGAKLVDGFWRWKPDLAPLREVVMRRSGATADWRVCVEGRCRSLDELLPAEADPVVMKPCG
- a CDS encoding TAXI family TRAP transporter solute-binding subunit, which produces MTAVLIAVTPVAAKAQDFINVLTGGTSGVYYPMGVALSKIYGDKIANTRPSVQATKASVENLVLLQQGRGEIAFTLGDSLDAAWKGDEEAGFKTPLKKLRGITAIYPNYVQIVASKESGIKTLGDLKGKRLSVGAPKSGTELNARAILGAAGIAYKDLGKIEYLPFAESVELMKNRQLDATLQSAGLGVASIRDLASSVEIVVVEVPKAVIDKAGPPFISTPIPANTYGGQTTDVNTAAVVNYLVTHDGVKEELVYQMTKNIFENLGELGSSHSAGKSIKLENALDGMPVPLHPGAARYLKEKGLKVGS
- a CDS encoding TRAP transporter permease, with the protein product MTQQTTVAGADTDRLHELSGASGAPIENEALDNFEHGFPPGFGPGKWGLLAYGVALAFASFQILISAWHFLPSQAVRGVHVGFLLLLSFGLVANFKAKTEAGRWLGWAIGLLGFLIGLYQLIFYADLILRDGDPTTLDLVVGCLLAILVFEAARRLMGNALPIMCGVCLLYWFFGQYLPSPFNHRGYGFDQIIGHLSFGTEGLYGVPTYVSATYIFLFIVFGAFLEKAGMIHLFNDVSLGLFGGARGGPAKVAVFSSGLMGMISGSGVANVVTVGQFTIPLMIKFGYRRAFAAGVEATASMGGQIMPPVMGAAAFIMAETLGVDYSEIVKAAAIPAVLYFASAFWMVHLEAGKHGLKGIERHLLPSPLRALRERWYLALPLAVLVFMLFHGFTPLFAGTIGLALTVGLLLGTGVALGLKTTTLRVIFWVGLGLIAGALLREGMDVRVVGGLILALILLNALTIGGRATLAICRDALADAAKTALPVGIACAIVGTIIGLMTQTGIGTTFGAWIIGLGKTSLFLALVLTMILSILLGTGIPTIPTYIIVAALAAPALEKLGVPLIVSHMFAFYYGIMADLSPPVALAALAAAPIAKENPDKIGWEAMRVALAGYVIPFIAIYSPALMLQPGDPMSNLIGFWPSVVYAVIKASIAIGLFGMVAIGFLFGRLSVLERVLCFAAAVFLFGEFPYSDPLGYALAAAIVARHWWVNRETAATRPA
- the nthA gene encoding nitrile hydratase subunit alpha, whose translation is MSGHDHHHHHDHEHDNHFTPIEARVKALESLMVEKGYVDPSALDAIIDTYETKIGPRNGARVVAKAWSDPAYAARLKADGTAAVAELGYGGRGGEHIVACFNTPEEHNLIVCTLCSCYPWPVLGLPPVWYKSPPYRAKAVIDPRGTLADFGVSLPAGQRIRVWDSTAETRFIVIPMRPEGTEGWSEDELASIVNRDSMIGVGLPSPEDRP
- the nthB gene encoding nitrile hydratase subunit beta; this translates as MNSAHDLGGQMGFGPVVPEKDEPIFHADWEKKVLAINVAAGAMGAWTIDGIRHARESLPPAQYLSSSYYQIWLAALDKVLVQQGFLSKEELASGVAGSTRREPKRVLKGEEVPTVLRRGFPYEREAPAPARFKVGDKVRTIVMHPQHHTRLPRYARGKQGVVELVTGCHVFPDTGAHGAPEMAQWLYTVVFTGPELWGRDADPTATVSIEAWESYLEPA
- a CDS encoding gamma-glutamyltransferase family protein codes for the protein MPDSPVFNSAAVAAPHRLASEAGRAILTEGGNAIEAMVAMAATIAVVYPHMNAIGGDGFWLVHEPGGKVHAIEACGPAGSLATIERYREKGHDTLPARGPDAAITVAGAIGGWQAALALSNSLGGRLPLKDLLADAIRHCAEGYDISESELRTWPQEVDAVKAAPGFSEFFWPGGKRPKAGDRRKATALGETLEQLSHAGLDDFYRGDIGRELAEDLGRLGAPITRADLEAFRARPVQALSLKLPGLTVYNFPPPTQGLTALMILGIFEKLGVTRPESFDHHHGLVEAVKRALAIRDKVVTDPAFMTIDAASLLTDTALEREAAKIDRKRAASWPFRPGEGDTIWMGAIDGSGLAVSYIQSLYWEYGSGCILPKTGVNWQNRGVSFSLDAKALNPLTPGRKPFHTLNPPLARFDDGRIVSYGAMGGDGQPQFQAQILSRYRFGQGVADAVDAPRWLFGRTWGAGSISLKLENRFDPMLLARLTAAGHPVEEYSEAYSDQFGHAGMLVKHQKGHVEATHDPRSDGDARGI